The Bombus pascuorum chromosome 9, iyBomPasc1.1, whole genome shotgun sequence genome has a window encoding:
- the LOC132910684 gene encoding protein Mo25 isoform X1 yields the protein MPLFGKSQKSPAEVVKALKEAVNALERGDKKVEKAQEDVSKNLVHIKNMLYGTAETEPQADIVVAQLAQELYNSNLLLLLVQNLSRIDFEGKKDVAQVFNNILRRQIGTRSPTVEYICTKPEILFTLMSGYEHQDIALNCGTMLRECARYEALAKIMIYSDDFYNFFRYVEVSTFDIASDAFSTFKELLTRHKILSAEFLEINYDKVFSHYQRLLNSENYVTRRQSLKLLGELLLDRHNFTVMTRYISNPDNLKLMMNMLKEKSRNIQFEAFHVFKVFVANPNKPKPILDILLRNQEKLIEFLTRFHTDRSEDEQFNDEKAYLIKQIKELKSVHEN from the exons ATGCCTCTGTTCGGAAAGTCTCAAAAGAGTCCGGCGGAGGTGGTAAAAGCTCTGAAGGAAGCAGTAAATGCATTGGAGCGTGGTGATAAGAAGGTAGAAAAG gCTCAAGAGGATGTCAGTAAAAATTTggtacatataaaaaatatgcttTATGGAACAGCTGAAACAGAGCCTCAAGCAGATATTGTTGTTGCCCAATTGGCCCAAGAATTGTATAATAGTAATTTGTTGCTTCTACTTGTGCAAAATCTTAGTCGCATAGATTTTGAG gGAAAGAAGGATGTTGCTcaagtatttaataatatattacggaGACAAATTGGAACTAGATCTCCAACAGTAGAGTATATATGTACTAAACCGGAAATATTGTTTACTCTCATGTCTGG ATATGAACACCAAGACATTGCTTTAAACTGTGGCACTATGTTAAGAGAATGTGCAAGATATGAGGCCTTGGCAAAAATCATGATCTATTCGGACgacttttacaattttttcagatATGTTGAGGTGTCAACATTCGACATAGCTTCCGACGCGTTTTCTACGTTCAAA GAATTACTTACCAGGCATAAAATACTGAGCGCTgagtttttagaaattaattacgataaaGTTTTCTCTCATTATCAAAGGTTATTGAATTCAGAAAACTATGTTACGCGACGACAAAGTTTGAAACTGCTAGGGGAACTCTTACTCGATAGACACAATTTTACC GTAATGACACGATATATTTCGAATCCtgataatttgaaattgatgATGAATATGCTCAAAGAAAAATCACGTAATATTCAGTTTGAAGCGTTTCATGTTTTTAAG GTATTCGTGGCGAATCCAAATAAACCGAAACCAATCTTAGATATATTACTGCGTAATcaggaaaaattaatcgaattctTGACGCGCTTCCACACTGACCGTTCCGAAGACGAACAATTCAATGATGAGAAGGCGTATCTTATTAAGCAGATTAAAGAACTTAAGTCTGTACATGAGAATTAA
- the LOC132910684 gene encoding protein Mo25 isoform X2, with amino-acid sequence MPLFGKSQKSPAEVVKALKEAVNALERGDKKAQEDVSKNLVHIKNMLYGTAETEPQADIVVAQLAQELYNSNLLLLLVQNLSRIDFEGKKDVAQVFNNILRRQIGTRSPTVEYICTKPEILFTLMSGYEHQDIALNCGTMLRECARYEALAKIMIYSDDFYNFFRYVEVSTFDIASDAFSTFKELLTRHKILSAEFLEINYDKVFSHYQRLLNSENYVTRRQSLKLLGELLLDRHNFTVMTRYISNPDNLKLMMNMLKEKSRNIQFEAFHVFKVFVANPNKPKPILDILLRNQEKLIEFLTRFHTDRSEDEQFNDEKAYLIKQIKELKSVHEN; translated from the exons ATGCCTCTGTTCGGAAAGTCTCAAAAGAGTCCGGCGGAGGTGGTAAAAGCTCTGAAGGAAGCAGTAAATGCATTGGAGCGTGGTGATAAGAAG gCTCAAGAGGATGTCAGTAAAAATTTggtacatataaaaaatatgcttTATGGAACAGCTGAAACAGAGCCTCAAGCAGATATTGTTGTTGCCCAATTGGCCCAAGAATTGTATAATAGTAATTTGTTGCTTCTACTTGTGCAAAATCTTAGTCGCATAGATTTTGAG gGAAAGAAGGATGTTGCTcaagtatttaataatatattacggaGACAAATTGGAACTAGATCTCCAACAGTAGAGTATATATGTACTAAACCGGAAATATTGTTTACTCTCATGTCTGG ATATGAACACCAAGACATTGCTTTAAACTGTGGCACTATGTTAAGAGAATGTGCAAGATATGAGGCCTTGGCAAAAATCATGATCTATTCGGACgacttttacaattttttcagatATGTTGAGGTGTCAACATTCGACATAGCTTCCGACGCGTTTTCTACGTTCAAA GAATTACTTACCAGGCATAAAATACTGAGCGCTgagtttttagaaattaattacgataaaGTTTTCTCTCATTATCAAAGGTTATTGAATTCAGAAAACTATGTTACGCGACGACAAAGTTTGAAACTGCTAGGGGAACTCTTACTCGATAGACACAATTTTACC GTAATGACACGATATATTTCGAATCCtgataatttgaaattgatgATGAATATGCTCAAAGAAAAATCACGTAATATTCAGTTTGAAGCGTTTCATGTTTTTAAG GTATTCGTGGCGAATCCAAATAAACCGAAACCAATCTTAGATATATTACTGCGTAATcaggaaaaattaatcgaattctTGACGCGCTTCCACACTGACCGTTCCGAAGACGAACAATTCAATGATGAGAAGGCGTATCTTATTAAGCAGATTAAAGAACTTAAGTCTGTACATGAGAATTAA
- the LOC132910674 gene encoding transcription factor Dp-1, whose translation MTQQNKTMNFLIHDANGHPQVIKVVQSTANKALGGIVSTTNAGGLKVFKTPSQESQVLSSNAQVLRTISLQSPSTPGQRLVTIPLQNTKLATTKAGEPVLTKTIQLTSAQMSDIKQAIVSQQQQQQQQQSGNQQIVKDASGKTYISPILDHSGSRKRQDVEGGDFVPDKRRKTEKVGKGLRHFSMKVCEKVKKKGTTSYNEVADELVGEFTNPAHINSLTDQQYDQKNIRRRVYDALNVLMAMNIISKEKKEIRWLGLPTNSLQECLALEKDKKKKIERIKAKTQQLHQLILSHISFKNLVERNRANESLRGPPKPNSAIQLPFLIVNTSKKTVIDCSISNDKTEYLFNFNDKFEIHDDIEVLKQMGLAFGLEKGECTEENLRKAKLMVPKSLEKYVEQLASGDLEKFIPVTIPGPSTSMEDLDTKLEGSRPPSSSHTSLSEDVLSPPSQYYSEEEDEEEESDQDDQADSDLEVN comes from the exons ATGACGCAACAAAACAAAACGATGAACTTTCTCATACATGACGCGAACG gTCATCCACAAGTAATAAAAGTAGTGCAGAGTACTGCTAATAAGGCATTGGGTGGTATCGTCAGTACAACAAATGCAGGTGGCCTTAAAGTCTTTAAGACTCCGAGCCAAGAATCTCAg GTTTTGTCATCTAACGCACAAGTTCTTAGAACTATCAGTCTGCAGAGTCCTTCAACTCCTGGCCAAA GGTTGGTTACAATACCATTACAGAATACAAAATTAGCAACAACCAAGGCTGGTGAACCTGTATTGACCAAAACTATACAATTAACATCTGCACAAATG AGTGATATAAAACAGGCAATAGTATctcaacagcaacaacaacagcaacaacaatcTGGTAATCAACAAATTGTGAAAGATGCAAGTGGAAAAACATATATTAGTCCAATATTGGATCATAGTGGTTCTAGAAAAAGACAAGATGTTGAGGGTGGTGATTTTGTACCAGA CAAACGGAGAAAAACGGAAAAAGTAGGTAAAGGATTACgtcatttttcaatgaaagttTGTGAGAAAGTTAAAAAGAAGGGAACGACGTCGTACAATGAGGTTGCGGATGAACTTGTTGGAGAATTTACTAATCCTGCTCATATAAACTCTTTAACAGATCAG CAATATgatcagaaaaatattagaagacGTGTTTATGATGCTTTGAACGTTTTAATGgcaatgaatattatttcaaaagagaagaaagaaatcagGTGGTTAGGTTTGCCAACTAATTCTCTTCAGGAATGTTTGGCActtgaaaaagataaaaagaagaaaatcgagaGGATTAAAGCAAAAACACAACAATTGCATCAATTGATCCTCTCGCATatctcttttaaaaatttggtGGAACGTAATCGTGCCAATGAGAGTCTGCGTGGCCCACCAAAACCAAATTCTGCCATACAGCTGCCATTCCTGATTGTGAATACTAGCAAAAAGACTGTCATAGATTGCAGCATTTCAAATGACAA AACCGAGTACCTGTTCAATTTTAACGATAAGTTCGAAATTCACGACGATATTGAAGTTCTAAAGCAAATGGGTTTAGCTTTCG GTTTAGAGAAAGGTGAATGCACAGAGGAAAATTTGCGGAAGGCCAAATTAATGGTTCCAAAATCTCTGGAGAAATACGTGGAAC AACTAGCATCTGGTGATTTGGAAAAATTCATCCCAGTGACCATTCCTGGACCAAGTACCTCAATGGAAGATCTGGACACAAAATTGGAAGGCTCTCGACCTCCTTCATCTTCTCATACTTCACTTTCAGAGGATGTTCTATCGCCACCCTCGCAGTATTATTCCGAGgaggaagatgaagaagaggAAAGTGATCAAGATGACCAAGCCGATAGTGATCTCGAAGTTAACTAG